The following are encoded together in the Bombus pascuorum chromosome 10, iyBomPasc1.1, whole genome shotgun sequence genome:
- the LOC132911091 gene encoding optineurin-like isoform X2: MEPNEGQKSTSEEQNSTKLLNINPRLYAEPESHLQNLGFTVNNGKARFKLDEDAPLYCKAAVKDVCAADEDDTSLSFVVLGKDSLDTIQQSSLASYVDIQQKCMSVDYNSMIASWDSVEVHQKLNEVLQENTKLKETLKQNNIAMKQQFNTLATWQEDIMRIHQNHKKKFAETRELINYLKKENTDLKMRLSCELTSHSEMGYEFLDANDKQDTATEEKESIPENQLGKQVCRELDSILNENTDKVKILKESGTSESVEKTVESEKENADNKRFIEEERIALQKERENLEEEKKMLDSQKKALEMEYKNLNNAKELLQQEKISLQEEQTSLDQQSQLYEIYYKKSLESEKEKFQTKYDQLIAEIGVMHESVQKKKACIKELQKELAQYMEDNSLLRTQLRLHEEDFGQERNLREILLQEKNALNADLQKQIEFNERLQQQIKSLNTSGSQPPLLSLSCPNCNRTFRNVHLLETHVHDCLSID, encoded by the exons ATGGAGCCTAATGAAGGACAAAAATCTACATCAGAAGAGCAGAACTCAACCAAACTACTGAATATTAATCCAAGACTATATGCCGAGCCAGAAAGCCATTTGCAGAATCTTGGATTTACTGTAAATAATGGAAAGGCTAGATTCAAACTAGACGAGGATGCACCTTTGTATTGTAAAGCAGCAGTTAAAGATGTTTGTGCTGCTGATGAAGATGACACATCATTATCTTTTGTGGTACTAGGTAAAGATTCATTGGATACTATCCAACAATCATCACTTGCATCTTATGTTGATATTCAACAAAAATGTATGTCTGTT GACTATAATTCTATGATAGCATCGTGGGATTCGGTAGAAGTACATCAAAAGTTAAATGAGGTGTTACAAGAAAACACAAAATTAAAGGAAACTTTGAAACAGAATAATATAGCTATGAAACAACAATTCAACACACTAGCGACATGGCAAGAAGATATTATGAGAATACATCAAAATCATAAGAAAAAATTTGCTGAAACTAGAGAATTAATAAACTaccttaaaaaagaaaatacagacCTGAAAATGAGACTTAGCTGTGAACTAACTAGTCATTCGGAAATGGGATACGAG TTTCTTGATGCAAATGACAAACAAGATACAGCAACAGAGGAGAAAGAGTCTATTCCTGAAAATCAACTTGGTAAACAAGTTTGCCGTGAATTAGACTCGATATTGAATGAAAATACTGACAAAGTAAAAATACTAAAGGAAAGTGGGACTTCAGAATCCGTTGAAAAAACTGTAGaatcagaaaaagaaaatgctgataataaacgatttatcgaagaagaaagaatcgcacttcagaaagagagagaaaatcttgaagaagaaaagaagatgcTTGACAGTCAAAAAAAGGCCTTAGAAAtggaatacaaaaatttaaacaatgcTAAAGAACTTCTACAGCAAGAAAAAATCAGTTTACAGGAAGAACAAACATCTTTGGACCAACAAAGTCaattgtatgaaatttattataaaaagtctTTAGAAtcagaaaaggaaaaatttcaaacaaaatatgaCCAGTTAATTGCTGAAATTGGTGTAATGCATGAAAGTgtacagaaaaaaaaagcatGTATAAAAGAGCTGCAGAAAGAATTAGCACAATAT ATGGAAGATAATAGTTTGCTGCGAACACAGTTAAGACTTCATGAAGAAGATTTTGGGCAGGAGAGAAACCTCAGGGAGATATTATTACAAGAGAAAAATGCACTAAATGCTGATTTACaaaaacaaatagaatttaacgAGCGGCTACAACAACAAATTAAATCTCTAAATACTTCTGGAAGTCAA CCTCCATTGTTATCATTGTCATGTCCAAACTGTAATCGTACATTCCGGAATG
- the LOC132911091 gene encoding optineurin-like isoform X1 produces MEPNEGQKSTSEEQNSTKLLNINPRLYAEPESHLQNLGFTVNNGKARFKLDEDAPLYCKAAVKDVCAADEDDTSLSFVVLGKDSLDTIQQSSLASYVDIQQKCMSVDYNSMIASWDSVEVHQKLNEVLQENTKLKETLKQNNIAMKQQFNTLATWQEDIMRIHQNHKKKFAETRELINYLKKENTDLKMRLSCELTSHSEMGYEFLDANDKQDTATEEKESIPENQLGKQVCRELDSILNENTDKVKILKESGTSESVEKTVESEKENADNKRFIEEERIALQKERENLEEEKKMLDSQKKALEMEYKNLNNAKELLQQEKISLQEEQTSLDQQSQLYEIYYKKSLESEKEKFQTKYDQLIAEIGVMHESVQKKKACIKELQKELAQYMEDNSLLRTQLRLHEEDFGQERNLREILLQEKNALNADLQKQIEFNERLQQQIKSLNTSGSQTNIEQLQPPLLSLSCPNCNRTFRNVHLLETHVHDCLSID; encoded by the exons ATGGAGCCTAATGAAGGACAAAAATCTACATCAGAAGAGCAGAACTCAACCAAACTACTGAATATTAATCCAAGACTATATGCCGAGCCAGAAAGCCATTTGCAGAATCTTGGATTTACTGTAAATAATGGAAAGGCTAGATTCAAACTAGACGAGGATGCACCTTTGTATTGTAAAGCAGCAGTTAAAGATGTTTGTGCTGCTGATGAAGATGACACATCATTATCTTTTGTGGTACTAGGTAAAGATTCATTGGATACTATCCAACAATCATCACTTGCATCTTATGTTGATATTCAACAAAAATGTATGTCTGTT GACTATAATTCTATGATAGCATCGTGGGATTCGGTAGAAGTACATCAAAAGTTAAATGAGGTGTTACAAGAAAACACAAAATTAAAGGAAACTTTGAAACAGAATAATATAGCTATGAAACAACAATTCAACACACTAGCGACATGGCAAGAAGATATTATGAGAATACATCAAAATCATAAGAAAAAATTTGCTGAAACTAGAGAATTAATAAACTaccttaaaaaagaaaatacagacCTGAAAATGAGACTTAGCTGTGAACTAACTAGTCATTCGGAAATGGGATACGAG TTTCTTGATGCAAATGACAAACAAGATACAGCAACAGAGGAGAAAGAGTCTATTCCTGAAAATCAACTTGGTAAACAAGTTTGCCGTGAATTAGACTCGATATTGAATGAAAATACTGACAAAGTAAAAATACTAAAGGAAAGTGGGACTTCAGAATCCGTTGAAAAAACTGTAGaatcagaaaaagaaaatgctgataataaacgatttatcgaagaagaaagaatcgcacttcagaaagagagagaaaatcttgaagaagaaaagaagatgcTTGACAGTCAAAAAAAGGCCTTAGAAAtggaatacaaaaatttaaacaatgcTAAAGAACTTCTACAGCAAGAAAAAATCAGTTTACAGGAAGAACAAACATCTTTGGACCAACAAAGTCaattgtatgaaatttattataaaaagtctTTAGAAtcagaaaaggaaaaatttcaaacaaaatatgaCCAGTTAATTGCTGAAATTGGTGTAATGCATGAAAGTgtacagaaaaaaaaagcatGTATAAAAGAGCTGCAGAAAGAATTAGCACAATAT ATGGAAGATAATAGTTTGCTGCGAACACAGTTAAGACTTCATGAAGAAGATTTTGGGCAGGAGAGAAACCTCAGGGAGATATTATTACAAGAGAAAAATGCACTAAATGCTGATTTACaaaaacaaatagaatttaacgAGCGGCTACAACAACAAATTAAATCTCTAAATACTTCTGGAAGTCAA aCAAACATTGAACAATTGCAGCCTCCATTGTTATCATTGTCATGTCCAAACTGTAATCGTACATTCCGGAATG